The following are encoded in a window of Arvicanthis niloticus isolate mArvNil1 chromosome 1, mArvNil1.pat.X, whole genome shotgun sequence genomic DNA:
- the LOC117701720 gene encoding olfactory receptor 51G2-like, which translates to MSDLNTSSNWPTFSFIGIPGLEAAHMWISIPFCLLYLVALGGNVLLLLLVRAEQNLHEPQFYFLAMLALTDLGLSLSTMPSVLAIFWFDVHDVGLDACLTQMFFIHTLSSVESGVLVAMAFDRLIAICAPLTYTRILNHHTVVCLSGAALIRGATLLAPLPFFLRTFPFCGANILSHSYCYYPDMLNLACGDITFSSVYGLVCVLCTFAVDVIFILVSYMKILGTIMKLGIQDRNWKSLQTCVCHLCTVLVFYLPLISLAVLHRYTQETSPILYTTMSNAYLLMTPLLNPLVYSLKSRQIQAALRKRFGVQRVVAGE; encoded by the coding sequence ATGTCAGATTTGAATACTTCTTCGAATTGGCCCACGTTTTCCTTCATTGGTATCCCTGGTCTAGAGGCTGCTCATATGTGGATCTCCATCCCCTTCTGTCTCCTGTACTTGGTAGCACTTGGGGGCAatgttcttctcctccttctggttAGAGCAGAGCAGAACCTTCATGAACCCCAGTTCTATTTTTTGGCCATGCTAGCCCTCACTGATCTTGGCCTCTCATTGTCAACAATGCCTAGTGTCTTGGCTATCTTCTGGTTTGATGTCCATGATGTTGGTCTGGATGCCTGTCTGACCCAAATGTTCTTTATTCACACACTCTCCTCTGTAGAGTCAGGTGTTCTGGTGGCCATGGCTTTTGACCGCTTGATTGCTATCTGTGCTCCACTAACCTACACCAGGATCCTGAATCACCACACTGTTGTCTGTCTCAGTGGAGCTGCCCTCATACGAGGAGCCACTCTATTGGCCCCTCTGCCATTTTTCCTCAGGACGTTTCCTTTCTGTGGGGCCAATATTCTCTCACACTCCTATTGTTACTACCCAGATATGCTGAACTTGGCCTGTGGAGACATCACGTTCAGCAGTGTCTATGGATTGGTCTGTGTACTCTGCACATTTGCAGTGGATGTGATCTTCATCTTAGTTTCATACATGAAGATCTTGGGCACTATAATGAAATTAGGGATCCAAGACCGAAACTGGAAATCCCTGCAAACCTGTGTCTGTCACCTCTGCACAGTGCTGGTGTTTTACTTGCCTCTCATCAGCCTTGCGGTACTGCATCGCTACACCCAGGAAACATCTCCAATTCTCTACACCACCATGAGCAATGCCTACCTCCTCATGACCCCGCTGCTAAATCCTCTGGTTTATAGTCTCAAATCCAGGCAGATCCAAGCTGCCTTGCGCAAGCGTTTTGGAGTGCAACGTGTTGTTGCGGGGGAATGA
- the LOC117697785 gene encoding olfactory receptor 51G2-like — MLHVNTTNSIFSTFLVTGIPGLEAVYIWIAIPFCVMFLITMVGNVTIIIVIWCEQTLHVPMYLFLAMLASSDLGLSLFTFPTLLRIFLLNAREMTTSACFTQMFFIHTFQDLESAIILAMAFDRYVAISHPLHYHSILTDTVIAKIGLAIVVRTLTVQVPLPILLRRLYFCHSNVLSHSYCLHPDIIKLSCSSTSVNSIYGLFVVLSTMGLDFLLILLSYVLILKTVLCMSSHSGRLKALNTCISHLCAVVLFFTPMICLSMLHRFGPRLPSHVFVTLANMHFLIPPVMNPIVYVVKTKQIRDRIQKLFIKKNNKKTQAASIT; from the coding sequence ATGCTTCATGTCAACACCACCAACTCCATCTTCTCCACCTTCCTAGTTACAGGCATTCCAGGACTAGAGGCAGTGTACATCTGGATAGCCATACCATTCTGTGTCATGTTTCTCATTACTATGGTGGGCAATGTGACCATCATAATTGTTATCTGGTGTGAGCAGACTCTTCATGTTCCTATGTATCTCTTCCTGGCCATGTTAGCCTCCTCTGacctgggtctctctctcttcaccttcCCCACTCTGTTGAGAATCTTCTTGCTGAATGCTAGAGAGATGACAACCTCTGCTTGTTTCACGCAGATGTTCTTTATTCACACTTTCCAAGACCTTGAATCAGCTATCATTCTGGCAATGGCCTTTGACCGATATGTGGCCATTTCTCACCCACTTCACTATCACTCCATTCTCACAGATACTGTGATTGCCAAGATAGGATTGGCTATTGTTGTACGAACCTTAACTGTGCAGGTGCCTCTCCCCATCCTCTTGAGGAGGCTGTACTTTTGTCATTCCAATGTACTATCTCATTCCTACTGTTTGCACCCTGACATCATAAAGCTCTCCTGCTCCAGTACTAGTGTCAACAGTATCTATGGACTCTTTGTGGTGCTCTCCACCATGGGGCTTGactttctcctcatccttctctcATATGTATTGATTCTGAAAACAGTACTGTGTATGTCTTCCCACAGTGGCCGCCTTAAGGCTCTCAACACCTGCATCTCTCATCTGTGTGCTGTGGTCCTCTTCTTCACACCCATGATCTGCCTATCCATGCTGCATCGTTTTGGTCCAAGGCTTCCTTCACATGTCTTTGTGACTCTGGCCAACATGCATTTTCTAATTCCTCCTGTGATGAACCCCATAGTCTATGTGGTGAAAACCAAGCAGATCCGTGACAGAATTCAGAaactcttcattaaaaaaaacaacaaaaaaactcaggCTGCATCTATAacataa
- the LOC117697555 gene encoding olfactory receptor 51G2-like: MSSFRRQSFSSVMATSKHSNASSFFFILMDLPGLETSHCWTAIPICLIYILSVLGNITIMHIVKSVPSLHTPMYLFLSMLSMADLGLSASTLPSMVAVFLLGQRIIGAAACFMQLFFIHTFSVIESAVLLAMAFDRCVAIREPLRYATILTTRRIGAIGLAVVIRSAALHLPLPALLARLTFQPVSALSHSYCVHPDVLRLSCSSTLVNSGFGLFVMLSTLGTDAVLILLSYVLILKTVLSIASNAEQLKAFNTCISHICAVLLFYTPLVSLSMIHRFGKKKLPAQVYMLLSYLHFLMPPMLNPIVYSVKTKEIRVRILKMLHPKKH, from the exons ATGTCAAG TTTTCGGAGGCAATCTTTTTCCAGTGTTATGGCTACTTCTAAACATAGTAATGCCAGCAGCTTCTTTTTCATATTGATGGATCTTCCAGGACTGGAGACTTCTCATTGTTGGACAGCAATTCCCATCTGCTTAATTTACATTCTGTCTGTGCTGGGCAATATAACCATAATGCATATTGTCAAGTCTGTGCCCAGCCTTCACACACCTATGTACCTGTTTCTTTCCATGCTGTCAATGGCTGACCTGGGCCTCTCAGCTTCCACACTGCCTTCAATGGTAGCTGTTTTTCTCCTGGGCCAGAGAATTATAGGAGCTGCAGCCTGTTTTATGCAGCTTTTCTTCATCCACACGTTTTCAGTCATTGAGTCAGCCGTTCTCTTGGCCATGGCTTTTGACCGCTGTGTGGCCATCAGAGAGCCTTTGCGCTACGCTACCATTCTCACAACAAGACGTATCGGGGCCATTGGACTGGCTGTGGTGATCCGCAGTGCTGCCCTTCATCTGCCTTTGCCTGCGCTCCTGGCAAGGTTGACATTCCAGCCAGTCAGTGCTCTGTCTCATTCGTACTGTGTTCATCCCGATGTCCTAAGACTGTCCTGTTCCAGCACACTTGTCAACAGTGGCTTTGGGCTCTTTGTCATGCTCTCTACATTGGGGACGGATGCTGTGCTAATTCTCCTCTCCTATGTGCTTATTTTGAAGACAGTCCTGAGCATTGCTTCTAATGCTGAACAGCTGAAAGCCTTCAACACTTGCATTTCCCACATTTGTGCTGTTCTTCTATTCTATACCCCACTGGTGAGTCTATCTATGATCCACCGCTTTGGGAAAAAGAAACTACCAGCTCAGGTATACATGCTTCTCTcttatcttcattttcttatgCCCCCGATGCTCAACCCAATTGTCTACAGTGTCAAAACCAAAGAGATTCGAGTTCGCATTCTAAAGATGCTCCATCCCAAGAAACACTGA